ACTCCAGAAAAATGTCTTTTCGTCTTTCTTGATCTGTACACCGGATAGATCAACTCCACGGGCTGTCAACAGGTCTAATTCTTCCTGTGGGAAATCACCACCTACTACTGAGATTTGCTTAACGGGTGTAAAATTGGAAGCACACCAGGCAATATAAGTACCTGCACCACCAATGATCTTATCACTTTTTCCAAACGGAGTTTCAATAGCATCAAAGGCCATCGATCCGACAACGACTAAAGACATAGATTAATTTTTGTTATCGGGGTGCGAAACTAGCGCATTTAGCGGGTAAATGCTAGAACTGCCGCTTAATTTGTGCTTAGAGAGGTCTATAGCAAGACAACGAGCCAAAAAACTAACGAAATAATATTTTAATCCCATATTTATTGCTAACACGCGTTAGCTGATTATCTTCGTGTTATGGCTAGAATCAAAACCGATAAAAACATTTCACGCAAAGACGTGATCGTAACCAAAGCTGCTACTCTTTTTAGAGAGAAGGGTTTTAAAGCAGCCAGTATGCGAGATCTGGCAGAAGCCGTGGGCGTTGAAGCTGCCAGTTTGTATAACCATATCAAATCAAAAACAGAGTTATTGCATGAACTCTGTTTTAGTGTGGCCAATCGTTTCCTTCAAAAGATCGATGAAGTGGAAGCAGAAAAAATCACCGCGATCGAAAAAATAGAAAAGCTGCTTCGCTTTCATATCAATGAAATGATCCATCACTATGAGGAAGTGTATGTGAGTGACCGTGAATGGAAACATCTTACTGACCCCTACCTTTCCAACTTCCAGAATCAGCGACGTATTTATCGGAAAAGATTTGCAGCCATCATTGAATCCGGTATCCGTAACCAGGAAGTTAAAAAAATTGATGCCCCTACTGCTGTTCTGATCATGCTGCATGCGATCAGTGGTATCGAAAGCTGGCATCGTTCAACTCAAAAGATCAGTGCAGCTGAACTTGAAGAGAATATGGTAACCATTCTTGTAGGCGGTTTAACACAATAAGAGAGAGATCGGTATGTCTATACATTTTGAGCAACTGACCGTTCGTGAAGTACGCAGAGAAACCCATGATTGTGTTTCCATCGCTTTCGAAGTACCGGAACAACTAAAAGAAACATTCCGGTTTTTACAAGGTCAATATATTACACTGAAAACAAAGATCGGAGGTGAAGAAGTTCGTCGCTCCTATTCCATTTGTAGCAGTCCACTTGATCATGAGTTGAGGGTTGCAGTGAAAAAAGTTCCCAATGGAGTTTTTTCTACTTATGCCAATGAATTATTGAAAGCAGGTGATTCATTAGAAGTCATGCCTCCGATGGGTAAATTCTTTACACCATTACTGTCTATCCAAAAAAAGAATTACGTTGGTTTTGCAGCCGGTAGTGGAATCACTCCATTGCTTTCGATCATCAAAACCACTTTACAAACTGAGAAGGAGAGCACGTTCACACTTGTATATGGTAATCGCAACAGACATTCCATCATCTTTCGGGAAACATTGGAAGCGTTAAAGAATAAATACATGAACCGCTTTAGGCTCATCCATATTCTTTCCAGAGAAACCACTGATACCCCATTAAATTCCGGAAGAATTGATGCCGACAAATGCTTAACCCTTTGCGATAAAACCATTGATCTGCAAAGAACCGATGAATTCTTTCTTTGTGGTCCGGAGGAAATGATCTTCTCCGTTAAAAACGTTTTAGAAGAAAAAGGTGTGGCCGCACAAAAAATTCATTTCGAATTATTCACTACTGCCGGACAACAAAATAAAAAGATCCAACAGCTGGAAACAGAAA
Above is a genomic segment from Sediminibacterium sp. KACHI17 containing:
- a CDS encoding TetR/AcrR family transcriptional regulator translates to MARIKTDKNISRKDVIVTKAATLFREKGFKAASMRDLAEAVGVEAASLYNHIKSKTELLHELCFSVANRFLQKIDEVEAEKITAIEKIEKLLRFHINEMIHHYEEVYVSDREWKHLTDPYLSNFQNQRRIYRKRFAAIIESGIRNQEVKKIDAPTAVLIMLHAISGIESWHRSTQKISAAELEENMVTILVGGLTQ
- the paaE gene encoding 1,2-phenylacetyl-CoA epoxidase subunit PaaE, which produces MSIHFEQLTVREVRRETHDCVSIAFEVPEQLKETFRFLQGQYITLKTKIGGEEVRRSYSICSSPLDHELRVAVKKVPNGVFSTYANELLKAGDSLEVMPPMGKFFTPLLSIQKKNYVGFAAGSGITPLLSIIKTTLQTEKESTFTLVYGNRNRHSIIFRETLEALKNKYMNRFRLIHILSRETTDTPLNSGRIDADKCLTLCDKTIDLQRTDEFFLCGPEEMIFSVKNVLEEKGVAAQKIHFELFTTAGQQNKKIQQLETETDKGPKSKITVKLDGISFDFELSQKGEAILDAALKQGADLPYACKGGVCCTCRAKLVEGQVDMEVNYGLEPDEIEQGFILTCQSHPKSEHVVVDFDIK